The proteins below are encoded in one region of Aequorivita iocasae:
- a CDS encoding aminoacyl-histidine dipeptidase, protein MNEAIRNLKPKALWNKFADLNAVPRPSKKEERVIAFMKDFGKSLGLKTLEDEVGNVIIRKPATKGMEDRKMVVLQSHLDMVHQKNNDTDFNFDTQGIEMYVDGDWVRAKGTTLGADNGLGVATIMAILESSEIEHPAIEALFTIDEETGMTGAKGLKGGLLKGDILLNLDTEEDDEIGVGCAGGVDVTATGTYTSTDAPENSTTFTIKVKGLNGGHSGMDIIKGLGNANKLMNRLLFATKDFMQLVKLEGGSLRNAIPRESVAQIVVSSEKEFFAGFEKIKAAIISEYKSLEPNLSITVEKSNETFSQAMSQNDQKIFLNAMNAAHNGVYRMSPDIADLVETSNNIAKVSAENGTIKIECLTRSSVESSKEALANALTSVFELAGYNVKLAGDYPGWAPNMESPILKVLDDLYQKMNGEKAHVAACHAGLECGILGQNYPDMDMISFGPTIKGAHSPDERASISSAQKYWEFVLEILRNIPKK, encoded by the coding sequence ATGAACGAAGCGATAAGAAATTTAAAACCCAAAGCCCTTTGGAACAAATTTGCCGATCTGAACGCCGTACCGCGCCCTTCAAAAAAGGAGGAACGTGTTATTGCGTTTATGAAAGATTTCGGAAAAAGTCTCGGCTTGAAAACCCTAGAGGACGAAGTGGGCAACGTGATAATCCGCAAACCCGCAACCAAGGGAATGGAAGACCGAAAAATGGTCGTCCTGCAAAGCCACTTAGATATGGTTCACCAAAAAAACAACGATACCGATTTTAATTTCGACACACAAGGAATTGAAATGTATGTTGATGGAGACTGGGTTCGTGCTAAGGGAACTACCCTTGGCGCCGACAACGGCTTGGGGGTAGCCACGATCATGGCGATTCTTGAAAGTAGTGAAATTGAGCATCCTGCAATTGAAGCGCTATTTACAATAGACGAAGAAACCGGAATGACTGGTGCAAAAGGGTTAAAAGGAGGTTTGCTGAAAGGCGACATTCTTTTGAACCTTGATACCGAAGAAGATGACGAAATAGGCGTGGGCTGTGCCGGAGGCGTTGATGTTACTGCAACAGGAACTTACACTTCAACAGATGCGCCAGAAAATTCGACCACTTTTACTATTAAAGTGAAAGGATTGAATGGGGGCCATAGCGGTATGGACATTATAAAAGGTTTGGGCAACGCCAACAAGCTGATGAACCGCTTGCTTTTTGCAACAAAAGATTTTATGCAATTGGTAAAACTTGAAGGCGGAAGTCTTCGCAACGCCATTCCTCGGGAAAGTGTGGCGCAGATCGTGGTTTCTTCTGAAAAAGAATTTTTTGCTGGTTTTGAAAAAATAAAAGCAGCAATCATTTCAGAATACAAAAGCTTGGAACCCAATCTTTCCATAACTGTTGAAAAAAGCAACGAGACTTTCTCTCAAGCGATGAGCCAAAATGATCAAAAAATATTTTTAAACGCTATGAATGCTGCCCACAACGGTGTTTATAGAATGAGCCCGGATATCGCCGATTTGGTGGAAACTTCAAACAATATCGCGAAAGTTTCAGCAGAAAATGGAACTATTAAAATTGAATGTTTAACACGTAGCTCTGTGGAATCTTCCAAAGAAGCATTAGCTAACGCTTTGACATCTGTTTTTGAACTTGCGGGCTACAATGTAAAACTTGCTGGCGATTACCCTGGCTGGGCGCCAAATATGGAAAGTCCTATTTTAAAGGTTTTGGACGATCTTTACCAAAAGATGAATGGTGAAAAGGCACATGTGGCTGCTTGCCACGCTGGTTTGGAATGTGGTATTCTAGGTCAGAATTATCCCGACATGGATATGATTTCCTTTGGGCCAACCATTAAAGGCGCGCATTCTCCTGATGAACGCGCAAGCATCTCATCTGCGCAAAAATATTGGGAGTTTGTACTTGAAATCTTGAGAAATATTCCGAAGAAATAA